From a single Nicotiana tomentosiformis chromosome 2, ASM39032v3, whole genome shotgun sequence genomic region:
- the LOC138906257 gene encoding uncharacterized protein: protein MPANSSYNGYSGDQWGLIYYFSTDRAAFRWSRQVGAAPFSWNEFSIFFFEKFVPQTRREELCRQFEQLYQEDMSVTQYEMRFSDLARHAVWLVPFEREKIRRFINGLNQQFCFVMTLRNEREEKEAKRSRGPGNSGGVPSGGQSYHIRGRPYRPAQMARLAHHGASASHGSYSARPSQSSLSALPAQSSSRAPSVQGSSVPGYSGSRGPPQYLPTFSVRGCFECGELGHMKR, encoded by the exons ATGCCAGCAAATTCTTcatacaacgggtattctggagaccagtggggtctcatttactacttttcaactgACCGGGCAGCCTTCAGATGGAGTAGGCAAGTTGGTGCAGCACCATTTTCATGGAATGAGTTCTCCATTTTCTTTTttgagaagtttgtgccacaaacCCGCAGAGAGGAACTGTGCAGGCAGTTCGAACAGCTCTATCAGGAGGACATgtctgttacccagtatgagatgaggttttcagatttggctcgtcatgcagtttggttggttccctttgagagggagaagattaggaggttcattaatggcctcaaccagcAGTTCTGTTTTGTTATGACTTTGAGGAAT gagcgtgaggagaaggaggccaagaggtctcgtggtccAGGTAATTCtggcggtgttccttctgggggacagTCCTATCACATCAGGGGTcgaccttataggcccgctcagatggcccGTCTagctcatcatggtgcatcagctagccatggttcatacagtgctcgaccgagtcagtcttctcttagtgcacttccagctcagagttcgtctcgtgcaccatcagttcaaggttcatctgtaccaggttattctggttctcgaggtccaccTCAATACTTGCCGACATTTTCAGtgaggggttgctttgagtgtggagagttgggtcatATGAAGAGATAG